The Leptospira paudalimensis region TGAACGACTCTTCTTTTCCAACAGTGATGATCCCATCGAGTAATTCTGTTTTACAGTTTTTAGGAATGAAACCAGCACCAATCCCTTGGAGAGGGTGTGGACCTGGTTTACCACCACTGAGAACAGGAGAACCTTCTGGTTCTACCGCAAATACCTTTAGTTTAGGAAAACGTTTTTTTAAGTTTTCTGCACAACCAGAAATATGCCCACCTGTGCCCACTCCAGTGATGATATAGTCCAAACCATCTGGAAAATCTTTTGCAATCTCTTCTGCTGTTTTTTCTCTATGAACTTGGATATTGGCTTCGTTTTCAAACTGTTGCGGCATCCAAGCATTAGGATTGGCTGCTACCATCTCTTGTGCTTTTGCAATTGCACCTGGCATTCCTTTTTCTCTTGGAGTGAGTTCAAACTTAGCGCCGTATGCTGCCATAATCCGGCGTCTTTCAACTGACATATGTTCTGGCATTACTAGAGTAATCGCATAACCTTTCACAGCTGCAACCATAGCAAGACCAATCCCAGTATTTCCAGATGTTGGCTCCACAATAATGGAATCTTTTTTAAGTTTCCCTGATTTTTCGGCATCTTCAATCATCGCAAGAGCGATTCGATCTTTAATCGATCCACCTGGGTTCTGTCTTTCTAGTTTCATATAGACTTCGTGATCAGTTCCAAACAAACGAGACAATCGGATATGTGGTGTATTGCCAATGGCATCTAAAATACTATTAAATTTCATAATTTCTCCGTTTAAGTCACATTTTTAAAGAAAATCTAGATTTGTCCACAATGAAATGAAATAAGTCTAGGGGCTACGAAATGAAAGTAGATAGGAATGATCTTCTTTCATTTGAGATAAAACATTTGGGTGATTTTCAACAAGAATCGCCTTTTCTAGGTAAGGTGCTGCAATCCTAAGGTCTAATCGGCGTAAAGCTAGAGAGGCTTTTTTTCTTACTTCTGGATCCTCATGGGATAACATCTCTGTCACCGCTTTAAAATTTTGGTTGGGTAATCGTTCTAAACCCACAATAGCCGATAAAATGGAGATTTTTGCATAGGGAACCTGTTCTTTCCCAAGTCCATCCGTAAGAGGAGTGATCCACTCCTTACGATGGGATTCATACATCGCATCGGCTGCAGAACTTCGAATATAAAAATTAGGATGAGACAATGCTTGTTTTATCGTTTGTTCGGAGGATTCCGTGGATGGGAGCGAACCTAACGCTCGTAACATCTCTCCACAAGCCAATACCATGGAAATTTCACCATCTTCATAAAAGTACGGGCTCGATGTAGAATGACGATCGGCAACACCGTCACTGATTTTTCTTACCTTTGGAGGGTTGTATTCGATGATGGAAGCCGACTCTTTTTGAAACGTTTTGGTGAGAACAGGAATCGCAATTTTGTCCCCTTTTTTCGCAAGAGCTTTTGCCGCATAAAATTTCACCGCGGGGGCATTGTTCTCACTCGTTGGGAAATTGGGTGTCCCCTCTAAGGCAGAAAGTATATCCCTATAACCTCGATTTGATTTAATAAATGTTAATCGGTCAATGGCATCACGAATTTCGAAGATATCGGAAGAGGAAAGTCGTTTCCTTTGGGTTTCAAAAAAGACCTCATCTTGTTCTGAAAATACACTTACATTCCATAAAAAGACGAATAGTAGAACATTTTGGAATTTCATTCCTTCCCCCTAAAATTGGAGGACATTCTAACTCATTTTGGCTAATTTTCTTTTAATTTTTCTGCGACTTCTTTTAATTTTTCAGATAAGTCGCCAAGGGTTGCTTTGTCTTCTTCCAAAATGGATTGGCTGAATTTTTCCAAATCCTTTTGGATTTGTTCCTTTTTTTCACTCGCGCGGGATGCCATCTTTCGGAGTAAATCTTCTCTATAAAGGCTAAAGTCCACTTCCTTCAATTCCCCGAGTTCCACCATCGAATTGACAATCCTTTCCAACCGTTCGCGGGTAAGGTAATTGGCTCCAATTCCACCTAAAACCAAACGTTCAAACAGACCAGAAATATCACGGCCGGTCTCTCGGATGAGAGAAGTTAACATAAAATTAGAAAAATCTTCGTTCCTTTGGCCAAGGCTTACCTTTAAAAAAGTTTGTCCAAGGATCTTGGGTGTAATGTCTTCGCCAGAAAGGTTGTCTTGGACTTTGATTTCTTCCCCACCGATGATCATCTTTGCCACATCTTCTAAGGTGATGGTGGAACTTGTTTCTGGATCATAGAGCCTACGGTTTGCGTATCGCTTGAGGAGCTTCATCGGAGATGCTTTTTAAAATGACTTTCAAGCCTAGGGGGTCAACTAAAATACAATCGTATGGACTCACTATTCGGAGCCGTTTTGACACAACTCCCAGAGCAGGAAAAAGAACTTATGATTGCTTGGTTACAAGTAAATGGGTCCGTAGTGAAAGAATGTACAAGTAAAAATTGGAAAGATTTCCCTGATTGTGTTAGAGTTTTTTCCAAACCAAGTCCAGATTTAGCAAAAGAACTTTTAGATTGGAGCATCGAACCAATCTTATGCGGACAATTTTCAAAGGAAGAAAAAGAGGAATACAAATCCGCAGGTGTTTCCTTCTTATGGGATAAACCTTTTCAGAAAATTCATACTTTACCTCTCCGCCCAGAGCCAGAAAAAAAATTAACTTGGATTGTTTGTACGAAAGATCAAATCCTCGACCAAAACATTTCGAGGGTTTTAAAATCTCTTGGATATTCTGTTTTTACGGAATCCAATCCTGAATTTTTACTCAAAAGATTGTTAGTTGGTCCATGTCATTTTTTAGTATTGGATTGGGATAAAATAGATACAAAGTTGTTGATCCCAAATTTAGAAAAAATCAAAAGAGAAAAACCATTTTTGTCGATCGGCATCAAAGATTTTAACCGAGAAAATCTATTTCGTGATTTAAAAATGGGGATCAGTGGGATCTCAGAGGTGCTCATCGATGGAAAGGATTTTTGGAAGGTATTTTTGGATAGTTTTCCACTCACAGAAGAACAAGTAACAGAAAAACATTGGAAAGAATCAGTAAAATCCGTATCCAAATTAACGTTTACCTTCCAAGAAAAACGAATCCCCGTTTCCATGAAACTAAACGAAGTCACCACTTTATCTGCAGATCAAACTTTCCAATCCACAAAAGACCATATCGATTTATTTCGTTGGTTTGTGAGTTAAGTGTATAAAAAATAAATGACGATGTGATTCATTCAAATAATAACATGTCATCACTCGAAAGTTCACCTGCTCCTCGGTTTGGAAAAGCCTGCTCAAAAAACAATGCAGCTAACAAATCAAAGTCTTCATCTTCTTCCCGATTTTCCATTTCCCAAAGTTCGTTCCTTCGTTTGATGAGAAGGGATACGGTTGCATCTTCTAATGCAAAGTCAATTTTCAATCGATTTAACGTTCGTATCCAATAGTTTAAATTATAGATACTATAATCACGAAAATACGTGAGCCCTGCAATGGTTGGTTCGTATTTGAGTAATGCCTCTGTCAGGTAACAGGCAGTTTTTAAATCTTCAGTGGCACCAGTTTCTTTATAATTGCGATAAATATGGTGGATGGTTT contains the following coding sequences:
- the cysK gene encoding cysteine synthase A, with protein sequence MKFNSILDAIGNTPHIRLSRLFGTDHEVYMKLERQNPGGSIKDRIALAMIEDAEKSGKLKKDSIIVEPTSGNTGIGLAMVAAVKGYAITLVMPEHMSVERRRIMAAYGAKFELTPREKGMPGAIAKAQEMVAANPNAWMPQQFENEANIQVHREKTAEEIAKDFPDGLDYIITGVGTGGHISGCAENLKKRFPKLKVFAVEPEGSPVLSGGKPGPHPLQGIGAGFIPKNCKTELLDGIITVGKEESFTMAVLAAKKEGIFIGTSSGASLAAVSKKLKEIPAGSKVLTFCYDTGERYLSVEGLFV
- a CDS encoding HEAT repeat domain-containing protein, whose protein sequence is MKFQNVLLFVFLWNVSVFSEQDEVFFETQRKRLSSSDIFEIRDAIDRLTFIKSNRGYRDILSALEGTPNFPTSENNAPAVKFYAAKALAKKGDKIAIPVLTKTFQKESASIIEYNPPKVRKISDGVADRHSTSSPYFYEDGEISMVLACGEMLRALGSLPSTESSEQTIKQALSHPNFYIRSSAADAMYESHRKEWITPLTDGLGKEQVPYAKISILSAIVGLERLPNQNFKAVTEMLSHEDPEVRKKASLALRRLDLRIAAPYLEKAILVENHPNVLSQMKEDHSYLLSFRSP
- a CDS encoding polyhydroxyalkanoate synthesis regulator DNA-binding domain-containing protein, giving the protein MKLLKRYANRRLYDPETSSTITLEDVAKMIIGGEEIKVQDNLSGEDITPKILGQTFLKVSLGQRNEDFSNFMLTSLIRETGRDISGLFERLVLGGIGANYLTRERLERIVNSMVELGELKEVDFSLYREDLLRKMASRASEKKEQIQKDLEKFSQSILEEDKATLGDLSEKLKEVAEKLKEN